One window of the Natronomonas marina genome contains the following:
- a CDS encoding sugar transferase yields the protein MNDGWRYRVGAVLGAATIAVLAVLVANRPPVQAAFRALPVVGHLPFDSAVGAEFAIEAATAAVAFVVALAPLYRPRPRRILDIAELAVRRVALACIALAAVGYFDYSYRLPRATLLVVGALTLVAVPVWFVAIRRPPRAENGRTLVVGDDPDTMGDVLAAVEGRLVGYVSPPSAQPAGGRSTPARPARADGGHTDRLDALPCLGGISRLESVLVEHDVDTVVLAFAAPDRAEFFGTLGACHEYGVTAKVHREHADSVLTTGFGSEELVDVDLEPWDPLDRVVKRVFDVVFAGVGLLVSAPLAVGIAIAIKLDDGGSVLYEQERTAAFGDTFSVYKFRTMREGAEADTAVISAEDEGRSDPRVTRIGGVLRSTHLDEIPQLASILAGRMSVVGPRPERPELDTDMQRDVGEWRSRWFVKPGLTGLAQINDITGHSPEEKLRYDVEYIRRQSVWFDSKIVVRQLWNVLYDVKSTLEER from the coding sequence ATGAACGACGGCTGGCGCTACCGGGTGGGGGCCGTCCTCGGAGCCGCGACCATCGCCGTCCTCGCCGTCCTCGTTGCCAACCGTCCGCCCGTCCAGGCGGCGTTTCGGGCGCTGCCCGTCGTCGGCCACCTTCCCTTCGATTCCGCCGTCGGCGCCGAATTCGCCATCGAGGCCGCCACGGCCGCCGTCGCCTTCGTCGTCGCCCTGGCGCCGCTGTATCGCCCCCGGCCGCGACGCATCCTCGACATCGCCGAGTTGGCCGTCCGCCGGGTCGCGCTCGCCTGCATCGCGCTGGCCGCCGTCGGCTACTTCGACTACTCCTACCGGCTCCCGCGGGCGACGCTGCTTGTCGTCGGCGCGCTCACGCTCGTCGCCGTTCCCGTCTGGTTCGTCGCCATCCGACGGCCGCCCCGCGCCGAGAACGGCCGCACCCTCGTCGTCGGCGACGACCCCGACACGATGGGCGACGTTCTCGCGGCCGTCGAGGGGCGCCTCGTCGGCTACGTCTCGCCGCCCTCCGCCCAGCCCGCGGGCGGGCGGTCGACGCCGGCCCGGCCCGCTCGCGCGGACGGCGGCCACACCGACCGCCTCGACGCGCTCCCCTGTCTCGGCGGCATCTCCCGCCTCGAGAGCGTTCTCGTCGAACACGACGTCGACACCGTCGTCCTGGCGTTCGCTGCGCCCGACCGCGCGGAGTTCTTCGGCACGCTCGGCGCCTGCCACGAGTACGGCGTGACCGCGAAGGTCCACCGAGAACACGCCGACAGCGTCCTGACGACCGGCTTCGGGAGCGAGGAGCTGGTCGACGTGGACCTGGAGCCGTGGGATCCGCTGGACCGCGTCGTCAAGCGGGTGTTCGACGTGGTCTTCGCGGGCGTCGGATTGCTGGTGTCGGCGCCGCTCGCGGTCGGCATCGCCATTGCGATCAAGTTGGATGATGGGGGTTCGGTTCTGTACGAACAGGAGCGGACGGCGGCGTTCGGCGACACCTTCAGCGTCTACAAGTTCCGGACGATGCGAGAGGGTGCCGAAGCTGACACGGCCGTCATCAGCGCCGAGGACGAGGGCCGGTCCGACCCACGGGTGACGCGGATCGGCGGCGTTCTGCGGTCGACGCACCTCGACGAGATTCCACAACTGGCGTCGATACTGGCCGGCCGGATGAGCGTCGTCGGTCCCCGGCCCGAACGGCCCGAACTCGACACCGACATGCAGCGAGACGTCGGCGAGTGGCGGAGCCGGTGGTTCGTCAAGCCCGGCCTGACCGGACTGGCACAGATCAACGACATCACCGGCCACAGCCCGGAGGAGAAGTTGCGCTACGACGTCGAGTACATCCGTCGGCAGTCGGTGTGGTTCGATTCGAAGATCGTGGTTCGGCAGCTGTGGAACGTCCTCTACGACGTGAAATCGACCCTCGAAGAGCGATGA
- a CDS encoding GDP-mannose 4,6-dehydratase — protein MRVLVTGGAGFIGGHLAEAFLADGHDVTVLDAMDPFYDLGIKEHTLDVHRETADAEGVDYEFVEGDVRDADLVAELVADADYVYHQAAKAGVRPSVEAPREYDEVNVDGTLNLLDAARETDIERFVVASSSSVYGGREAYVPFSETDPTMPVSPYGASKLAAERYACAYHEVYDLPTVALRYFTVYGPRMRPNMAISNFVSRCLNDEPPVVYGDGTQTRDFTYVDDVLDANRTLLSSDAADGEAVNVGSTDNIEIRTLAREIRDQLAPDLDIEFAERYDADAEHTHADTTKAEELLDYAPDHTIREGVAEFVEWYRANREWYEPLVLSS, from the coding sequence ATGCGCGTACTCGTCACTGGGGGCGCCGGCTTCATCGGCGGCCACCTCGCGGAGGCGTTCCTCGCCGACGGCCACGACGTGACCGTCCTCGACGCGATGGACCCCTTCTACGATCTGGGCATCAAGGAACACACGCTCGACGTCCACCGCGAGACGGCCGACGCCGAGGGCGTCGATTACGAGTTCGTCGAGGGCGACGTCCGGGACGCCGACCTCGTCGCCGAACTGGTCGCCGACGCCGACTACGTCTACCACCAGGCCGCCAAGGCTGGCGTCCGACCCAGCGTCGAGGCGCCGCGCGAGTACGACGAGGTCAACGTCGACGGCACGCTGAACCTGCTCGATGCGGCCCGCGAGACCGACATCGAGCGGTTCGTCGTCGCCTCCTCGTCGTCGGTGTACGGCGGCCGCGAGGCGTACGTTCCCTTCTCGGAGACGGACCCGACGATGCCGGTCTCGCCGTACGGCGCCTCGAAACTCGCCGCCGAGCGCTACGCCTGTGCCTACCACGAGGTGTACGACCTCCCGACCGTCGCCCTGCGGTACTTCACCGTCTACGGGCCCCGGATGCGGCCGAACATGGCCATCTCGAACTTCGTCTCCCGCTGTCTGAACGACGAGCCGCCGGTGGTGTACGGCGACGGCACCCAGACGCGCGACTTCACCTACGTCGACGACGTGCTGGACGCCAACCGGACGCTGCTGTCGTCCGACGCCGCCGACGGCGAGGCCGTCAACGTCGGCTCGACGGACAACATCGAGATACGGACGCTTGCCCGCGAGATCCGCGATCAGCTCGCGCCGGACCTCGACATCGAGTTCGCCGAGCGGTACGACGCCGACGCCGAGCACACCCACGCCGACACCACGAAGGCCGAGGAACTGCTCGACTACGCCCCCGACCACACCATCCGCGAGGGCGTCGCAGAGTTCGTGGAGTGGTACCGCGCCAACCGCGAGTGGTACGAACCGCTCGTGCTGTCGTCCTGA
- a CDS encoding type II toxin-antitoxin system VapC family toxin has protein sequence MPAAVVDTTVLYAAGNRNSKQHDRALGIVRAADRSALPTLHVPDVVLVETMNGLTRDVGPGTATDMLGRLETSGGFDLVRISDAVWSAGVDRFRSVDRLSLADGLIATYCREHDLEYLYGFDGGFDGLDGLTRLETTTDPYAPD, from the coding sequence ATGCCCGCGGCCGTCGTCGACACGACCGTCCTGTACGCTGCGGGCAACCGGAACAGCAAGCAGCACGACCGGGCGCTGGGAATCGTTCGGGCAGCGGACCGTAGCGCCCTCCCGACGCTCCACGTCCCCGATGTCGTTCTCGTCGAGACGATGAACGGACTCACGCGAGACGTCGGTCCCGGCACGGCGACCGATATGCTGGGCCGACTCGAGACCAGCGGCGGATTCGACCTCGTGCGTATCTCCGACGCCGTCTGGAGCGCTGGCGTCGACCGGTTCCGGTCGGTCGACCGTCTCTCGCTCGCCGACGGCCTGATAGCGACGTACTGCCGCGAACACGATCTCGAGTATCTGTACGGTTTCGATGGCGGCTTCGACGGGCTCGATGGGCTCACCCGGCTCGAAACGACGACCGATCCGTACGCTCCCGACTAA
- a CDS encoding AbrB/MazE/SpoVT family DNA-binding domain-containing protein has protein sequence MSDGDRVGEGKVSGNQASIPAHIRRELGIEDGDTLRWRVVGDELRVSVVPTERRAFDDFEPGASDDPVDAVEEHDAFGTD, from the coding sequence ATGAGCGACGGCGACCGCGTCGGCGAAGGGAAGGTGTCGGGCAACCAGGCATCGATACCGGCCCACATCCGACGCGAACTCGGTATCGAGGACGGCGACACGCTCAGGTGGCGGGTCGTCGGGGACGAACTCAGAGTCTCCGTGGTGCCGACCGAACGGCGGGCGTTCGACGACTTCGAGCCCGGGGCATCCGACGACCCCGTCGACGCCGTCGAGGAACACGACGCCTTCGGGACCGACTGA
- the aglF gene encoding UTP--glucose-1-phosphate uridylyltransferase AglF, translating to MKGVVIAAGEGTRLRPLTEDKPKGLVEVDGEPILTHCFDRLVELDAEELLVVVGYRKEQIISHYGDTYEGVPITYCHQREPLGIAHALLTAEEHIDDDFMMMLGDNIFEANLQDVVNRQQEERADAAFLVEEVPWEEASRYGVCDTNDYGEIVDVVEKPDDPPSNLVMTGFYTFTPAIFHACHLVQPSGRDEYEISDAIDLLIKSGRTIDAIRMEGWRIDVGYPEDRDEAERRLQEGYDADADEGGEEASAASE from the coding sequence ATGAAAGGAGTCGTCATCGCGGCGGGCGAGGGAACGCGGCTTCGCCCGCTGACCGAGGACAAGCCGAAGGGGCTCGTCGAGGTGGACGGCGAACCCATCCTGACGCACTGTTTCGACCGCCTCGTCGAACTCGACGCCGAGGAGCTGCTGGTCGTGGTCGGCTACCGGAAGGAGCAGATCATCAGCCACTACGGCGACACCTACGAGGGCGTTCCCATCACCTACTGTCACCAGCGTGAGCCGCTGGGCATCGCCCACGCGCTGTTGACCGCCGAGGAGCACATCGACGACGACTTCATGATGATGCTCGGGGACAACATCTTCGAGGCGAACCTCCAGGACGTCGTCAACCGCCAGCAGGAGGAGCGCGCCGACGCCGCCTTCCTCGTCGAGGAGGTGCCGTGGGAGGAGGCCTCCCGGTACGGCGTCTGCGACACCAACGACTACGGCGAGATCGTCGACGTCGTCGAGAAACCCGACGACCCGCCCAGCAACCTCGTGATGACGGGCTTCTACACGTTCACGCCGGCCATCTTCCACGCCTGCCACCTCGTCCAGCCGTCGGGCCGCGACGAGTACGAGATCAGCGACGCCATCGACCTGCTCATCAAGTCCGGGCGGACCATCGACGCCATCCGGATGGAGGGGTGGCGCATCGACGTCGGCTACCCCGAGGACCGCGACGAGGCCGAACGGCGCCTCCAGGAGGGGTACGACGCCGACGCCGACGAGGGCGGCGAGGAAGCGTCCGCGGCCTCGGAGTAA
- the aglG gene encoding glucosyl-dolichyl phosphate glucuronosyltransferase, whose product MKVSVVICTYSEEMYEHFEDCLESIRAQTYDDIEIVVVVDGNDDLHDRIEAEYGDLEGLKLHCNEENVGLSASRNNALEFVTGDVVALIDDDAVADERWVEELVSVYEDGDAIAAGGKMTPIWVAGKPEFLPEEFYWLVGVTHRGFAEPGEEVRNTFGSNISFRTEVLRELGGFATEVGRQGEKNLQAHETELCARMREEFGRGVVYNPDAEVGHKVFEWRTDKRWLLERSFWQGYSKRAMETLVSEESSQEESEFLEQLLTEFVPSRVTSLVTDPDTTKAAQLVTLFVLTGTIGAGYLYGLLKW is encoded by the coding sequence ATGAAGGTCTCCGTCGTCATCTGTACGTACTCCGAGGAGATGTACGAGCACTTCGAGGACTGTCTGGAGAGCATCCGCGCACAGACCTACGACGATATCGAAATCGTCGTCGTCGTCGACGGCAACGACGACCTGCACGACCGCATCGAGGCCGAGTACGGCGACCTCGAGGGCCTGAAACTCCACTGCAACGAGGAGAACGTCGGGCTGTCGGCCAGCCGGAACAACGCCCTCGAGTTCGTCACCGGCGACGTGGTGGCGCTCATCGACGACGACGCCGTCGCCGACGAGCGGTGGGTCGAGGAACTCGTCTCGGTGTACGAGGACGGCGACGCCATCGCCGCCGGCGGGAAGATGACGCCCATCTGGGTCGCCGGCAAGCCCGAGTTCCTCCCCGAGGAGTTCTACTGGCTGGTCGGCGTCACCCACCGCGGCTTCGCCGAACCCGGCGAGGAGGTCCGCAACACCTTCGGCTCGAACATCTCCTTCCGGACGGAGGTGCTGCGGGAACTGGGTGGCTTCGCCACCGAGGTCGGTCGCCAGGGCGAGAAGAACCTCCAGGCCCACGAGACGGAGCTGTGCGCCCGGATGCGCGAGGAGTTCGGCCGCGGCGTCGTCTACAACCCCGACGCCGAAGTGGGTCACAAGGTGTTCGAGTGGCGGACCGACAAGCGCTGGCTGCTGGAGCGGTCCTTCTGGCAGGGCTACTCGAAGCGCGCGATGGAGACGCTGGTCTCCGAGGAGTCCAGCCAGGAGGAGTCGGAGTTCCTCGAGCAACTGCTGACCGAGTTCGTCCCCTCGCGGGTGACGTCGCTCGTCACCGACCCCGACACGACGAAGGCGGCCCAGCTCGTCACGCTGTTCGTGCTGACGGGCACCATCGGCGCGGGCTACCTCTACGGCCTGCTGAAGTGGTAG